The Staphylococcus carnosus genome has a segment encoding these proteins:
- a CDS encoding CAP domain-containing protein, whose product MSKIRKWFGLVTVFLLIALCMPVKETPWMEHIQEQARGKIQALAAKESINKEALKVPDKQDFAIRNIQMNMDKAQVEKQLGQPQRVTANEYGLKWYTYHNQYHSFIMVSYIDNKVNAMYTNQNVISSKSKIKYGTPQDTVRSRMGKPLDSITKGKYRFELDNDEYDVFNKDNIYTTVFYDQHENNQVKGLMQVSKTMEDRLTQQYGAPSSSLEKGFELQDFDLVNAERVQKDKPVLKYNQPLSDTARKHSDDMADNHYFDHNNLKGESPFDRMQKDGIDYQTAGENLAYGQQSSIFAHEGLMNSEGHRKNILQSNFKNLGVGVSFNKERQPFWTEDYTG is encoded by the coding sequence ATATACAAGAACAAGCAAGAGGAAAAATCCAAGCTTTAGCAGCTAAAGAAAGTATCAATAAAGAAGCGTTGAAAGTTCCTGATAAACAAGACTTTGCGATTAGAAATATTCAGATGAATATGGATAAAGCGCAAGTAGAAAAACAGTTAGGACAACCTCAAAGGGTAACTGCCAATGAATATGGTTTGAAATGGTATACCTATCATAATCAATATCATTCATTTATCATGGTCAGTTATATTGATAATAAAGTAAATGCCATGTATACGAACCAAAATGTTATTTCGTCTAAATCTAAGATTAAATATGGCACACCACAAGATACAGTCCGATCACGCATGGGCAAACCTCTAGATTCAATTACTAAAGGAAAATATCGGTTTGAGTTAGATAATGATGAGTATGATGTGTTTAATAAAGACAACATTTATACGACTGTATTTTATGATCAACATGAAAACAATCAAGTGAAAGGGCTCATGCAGGTGAGTAAAACAATGGAGGACCGTCTGACACAGCAATATGGGGCGCCTTCATCTTCGCTTGAAAAAGGTTTTGAATTACAAGATTTTGATTTAGTCAACGCAGAACGTGTTCAAAAAGATAAACCAGTATTAAAATACAATCAACCATTATCGGATACTGCGCGTAAGCACAGTGATGATATGGCAGATAATCACTACTTTGATCATAATAACTTAAAAGGTGAATCACCTTTTGATCGAATGCAAAAAGATGGAATTGATTATCAAACAGCAGGTGAAAATCTAGCCTATGGTCAACAAAGCAGTATTTTTGCACATGAAGGTTTGATGAATTCAGAAGGACATCGAAAAAATATCTTGCAGTCTAACTTTAAGAATTTAGGTGTCGGTGTCAGTTTTAATAAAGAAAGACAACCGTTCTGGACAGAAGATTATACAGGTTAA
- the tkt gene encoding transketolase: MFDKKDELAVNTIRALSIDAVEKANSGHPGLPMGAAPMAYTLWTRHLNFNPNSNEYFNRDRFILSAGHGSALLYSLLHVSGSLELEELKQFRQWDSKTPGHPEFRHTQGVEVTTGPLGQGFAMSVGMAMAEDHLAGKFNKPDANVVDHYTYVLASDGDLMEGISHEAASLAGHLQLDKLIALYDSNDISLDGDLDKAFSENIKQRFEAYGWNHILVKDGNDLEEINNAIEEAKKQKGPTMIEVKTVIGYGSPNKSGTHGVHGAPLGEDERKLTIENYHLDPEKRFYVPDEVYDIFSNTMLKRADENEAAWKKLVEKYSEEYPELADEFKKAINGELPKDYAEHLPEFKVGTESATRADSGDVIQSLSEHVPSFFGGSADLAGSNKSNVKEAVDYDRNTPEGKNIWFGVREFAMGAAVNGMAAHGGLNPYGATFFVFSDYLKPALRLSAIMGLNSTFIFTHDSIAVGEDGPTHEPIEQLAALRSLPNMNVIRPADGNETRVAWEVALETENTPTSLVLTRQNLPVLDVSKETVEEGVRKGAYVVYESDAEPEYLLLATGSEVSLAVEAAKSFAENGKGIRVVSMPNWHAFEQQSKEYKDEILPPSITKRLAVEMGATLGWHKYVGLEGEVLGIDRFGASAPGGLVVEKYGFTKENVLKLLNNL; encoded by the coding sequence ATGTTTGACAAAAAAGATGAACTTGCAGTTAATACGATAAGAGCATTAAGTATTGATGCAGTTGAGAAAGCAAATTCTGGACACCCAGGATTACCAATGGGTGCTGCGCCAATGGCATATACGCTTTGGACACGTCATTTGAACTTTAATCCTAATTCAAATGAATATTTTAATAGAGATAGATTCATCTTGTCTGCAGGACATGGTTCTGCATTGCTTTACAGCTTACTTCATGTATCAGGCAGCTTAGAATTAGAAGAGTTGAAACAATTTAGACAATGGGACTCTAAAACTCCTGGACACCCTGAATTCAGACACACTCAAGGTGTAGAAGTTACAACTGGTCCACTTGGTCAAGGTTTTGCTATGTCTGTGGGAATGGCAATGGCTGAAGATCATTTAGCAGGTAAATTTAATAAACCTGATGCAAACGTAGTAGATCATTACACTTATGTTTTAGCTTCTGATGGTGACTTAATGGAAGGTATCTCTCATGAAGCTGCTTCATTAGCAGGTCATTTGCAATTAGATAAATTAATTGCGCTTTATGATTCAAATGATATCTCATTAGATGGTGATTTAGATAAAGCCTTCTCTGAAAACATCAAACAACGTTTTGAAGCATATGGTTGGAATCACATTTTAGTTAAAGATGGTAATGACTTAGAAGAAATCAATAATGCTATCGAAGAAGCTAAAAAACAAAAAGGACCAACAATGATTGAAGTGAAAACTGTTATTGGTTACGGTTCACCAAACAAATCAGGTACACACGGTGTGCATGGTGCACCATTAGGTGAAGATGAACGTAAATTAACAATTGAAAACTATCATTTAGATCCTGAAAAACGTTTCTATGTACCAGATGAAGTTTATGATATTTTCAGTAACACAATGTTAAAACGTGCTGATGAAAATGAAGCAGCATGGAAAAAATTAGTGGAAAAATACTCTGAAGAATATCCTGAACTTGCTGATGAATTCAAAAAAGCAATCAATGGAGAATTACCAAAAGATTACGCTGAACATTTACCAGAATTCAAAGTTGGAACTGAAAGTGCAACACGTGCTGATTCAGGAGATGTTATCCAATCATTAAGTGAACACGTTCCTTCATTCTTCGGTGGTTCAGCAGACTTAGCTGGTTCTAACAAATCAAATGTTAAAGAAGCAGTAGATTATGACCGTAATACACCAGAAGGTAAAAATATCTGGTTCGGTGTACGTGAATTTGCAATGGGCGCTGCTGTAAACGGTATGGCTGCACATGGCGGATTAAACCCATATGGTGCAACATTCTTCGTATTCAGCGACTATTTAAAACCAGCATTAAGATTGTCAGCAATTATGGGATTAAATTCAACATTTATCTTCACACACGATTCAATTGCTGTAGGTGAAGATGGTCCAACTCACGAACCGATCGAACAATTAGCTGCATTACGTTCATTACCAAACATGAATGTGATTCGTCCAGCTGACGGTAACGAAACTCGTGTGGCTTGGGAAGTAGCTTTAGAAACTGAAAACACACCAACTTCATTAGTTTTAACTCGTCAAAACTTACCTGTTTTAGATGTATCTAAAGAAACAGTTGAAGAAGGTGTTCGTAAAGGTGCATATGTTGTTTATGAATCAGATGCTGAACCTGAATATCTATTGCTTGCTACAGGCTCTGAAGTGAGCTTGGCAGTTGAAGCAGCAAAATCATTTGCTGAAAATGGTAAAGGTATTCGCGTAGTATCAATGCCTAACTGGCACGCATTCGAACAACAATCAAAAGAATACAAAGATGAAATCCTTCCACCTTCAATTACAAAACGTTTAGCTGTAGAAATGGGTGCAACGCTTGGTTGGCATAAATATGTCGGCTTAGAAGGCGAAGTATTAGGAATCGATAGATTCGGTGCAAGTGCTCCAGGCGGCTTAGTTGTTGAAAAATATGGTTTCACAAAAGAAAATGTGCTTAAGTTATTGAACAATCTATAA
- the sosA gene encoding DNA damage-induced cell division inhibitor SosA → MIKKYQSTFLAYSAVLLTSFILFSAFIISANQSEGKEQVYEMTDHTISAKAEQKAEREGYIKADSEQESKPLIAVLH, encoded by the coding sequence ATGATTAAGAAATATCAATCGACTTTTTTAGCGTATTCTGCAGTATTATTGACTTCATTTATACTGTTTTCAGCTTTTATAATAAGTGCAAACCAATCTGAAGGTAAAGAACAAGTGTACGAAATGACAGATCATACAATATCTGCTAAAGCAGAACAAAAAGCCGAACGTGAAGGATATATTAAAGCGGATAGCGAACAAGAAAGCAAACCATTAATTGCTGTACTACATTAA
- a CDS encoding DUF896 domain-containing protein: MSEEHKKTINRINELSKKKKEEGLTKEEAKERAELHQKYLDTFREGFKQQIENTKVLDPESNDVTPDKLKKIQRDQNKRS, encoded by the coding sequence ATGTCTGAAGAACATAAAAAAACAATTAATAGAATTAATGAACTTTCAAAGAAGAAAAAAGAAGAAGGCTTAACTAAAGAAGAAGCGAAGGAAAGAGCAGAACTACATCAAAAATATCTTGATACTTTCCGCGAAGGATTTAAACAGCAAATCGAAAATACAAAAGTGTTAGACCCTGAAAGTAACGACGTAACTCCGGATAAATTGAAAAAGATACAACGTGATCAAAATAAAAGAAGCTAA
- a CDS encoding CcdC family protein yields the protein MLYLVFSIGIAFIMGAVVIAIRMKAQQFPVNEKKLILPPIFMSTGALMFVVPYFRLTGMEIIEAIILGVLFSTVLIWTSRFEVKGSEIYMKRSKAFPIILISLLVIRTFIKVIVSNQIDPGQLAGMFFLLAFCMILPWRIAMLMKYKKLKKELIN from the coding sequence GTGTTATATCTCGTATTTTCTATCGGTATAGCATTCATAATGGGCGCTGTTGTAATAGCAATTAGAATGAAAGCACAACAATTTCCTGTTAATGAAAAGAAATTAATATTACCACCTATATTTATGTCTACAGGTGCATTAATGTTTGTTGTTCCTTATTTTAGATTAACAGGCATGGAAATTATTGAAGCGATTATTTTAGGTGTACTATTTTCAACAGTACTAATCTGGACATCTCGTTTTGAAGTAAAAGGTTCAGAAATTTATATGAAACGTTCTAAAGCGTTTCCGATTATATTAATCTCATTGCTCGTTATCAGAACTTTTATTAAAGTGATTGTCAGTAATCAAATCGATCCTGGACAACTTGCGGGAATGTTCTTCTTACTTGCATTCTGTATGATTTTACCATGGAGAATTGCTATGTTAATGAAATATAAAAAATTGAAAAAAGAACTTATAAATTAA
- the lexA gene encoding transcriptional repressor LexA produces MTELTKRQSEIYEYIKTVVHTKGYPPSVREIGEAVGLASSSTVHGHLSRLESKGYIRRDPTKPRAIEIVSDQLEENAEMEGTIHVPVIGKVTAGVPITAVENIEEYFPLPEHLTSTHNSDIFILNVVGDSMIEAGILDGDKVIVRSQTIAENGDIIVAMTEDDEATVKRFYKEKHRYRLQPENSTMDPIYLEQVTVLGKVVGLFREL; encoded by the coding sequence ATGACAGAATTAACGAAACGTCAAAGCGAAATTTATGAATATATAAAAACTGTTGTCCACACAAAAGGTTATCCGCCTAGTGTCAGAGAGATCGGAGAAGCAGTAGGATTAGCGTCCAGTTCAACTGTGCATGGACATCTATCCAGACTTGAAAGCAAAGGTTACATCAGACGTGATCCTACCAAACCAAGAGCAATTGAAATTGTCAGTGATCAACTTGAAGAAAATGCTGAAATGGAAGGTACTATCCATGTTCCTGTTATCGGTAAAGTTACTGCCGGTGTTCCTATTACAGCTGTGGAAAATATTGAAGAATACTTCCCGCTTCCCGAACACTTAACTTCTACGCACAACAGCGACATTTTTATCTTAAATGTAGTAGGAGACAGTATGATTGAAGCTGGTATTCTCGATGGCGATAAAGTCATTGTCCGCAGCCAAACGATTGCTGAAAACGGTGATATTATCGTAGCGATGACTGAAGATGACGAAGCTACTGTCAAACGTTTCTACAAAGAGAAACATCGTTATCGTTTGCAACCAGAAAACAGCACAATGGATCCTATTTATTTAGAGCAAGTTACCGTTTTAGGTAAAGTTGTAGGTTTATTCAGAGAACTTTAA
- the sbcD gene encoding exonuclease subunit SbcD, which produces MKVIHTADWHLGKILNGQSFLEDQKYILKQFIKAMETEKPDLIVIAGDLYDTSYPSKEAIQLLESTISELNLKLQIPIIMISGNHDGKARLNYGASWFEHSKLYIRTELSTMHQPISFEEVDFYTLPFATLSEMQHYFPDENLKSYDEAVECCLKHMSTGLDKNKLNVLIAHMTVAGGIRSESERPLTIGTVEQVPEKYMEHFDTVMLGHLHHPFSIQSDYVFYSGSLLQYSFSETNQPKGYRRVLLELPHEVKSTFIAMQPLRELEVIEATYDDVIQDRIAVKNKDNYIHFKLSEMSHISDPIMNIKQLYKNVLALTNHSQTFEHQFTDREIKKLSDQTIIETFYEEMTHKDLSEIQKKKVTQLLNDIMRGDNT; this is translated from the coding sequence TTGAAAGTCATACATACAGCTGACTGGCACCTAGGAAAAATTTTAAATGGTCAGTCATTTTTAGAAGATCAAAAGTACATTTTAAAACAATTTATCAAAGCCATGGAAACAGAAAAACCTGACTTAATTGTCATTGCAGGAGATTTATATGATACAAGCTATCCAAGTAAAGAAGCAATCCAACTATTAGAATCAACAATTAGTGAATTAAATTTAAAGTTGCAGATACCCATTATTATGATAAGTGGAAATCATGACGGCAAAGCACGATTAAATTATGGTGCTTCTTGGTTCGAACATTCAAAATTATATATTCGTACAGAATTATCAACAATGCATCAACCTATTTCATTTGAAGAGGTAGATTTCTATACATTGCCTTTTGCAACATTAAGCGAAATGCAGCATTATTTCCCTGATGAAAATTTAAAATCATATGATGAGGCAGTAGAATGCTGCTTAAAACATATGAGTACAGGACTAGATAAAAACAAACTAAATGTATTAATTGCACATATGACAGTAGCAGGTGGAATCAGAAGTGAATCAGAACGACCTTTAACAATAGGTACTGTTGAACAAGTACCAGAAAAATATATGGAACACTTTGACACTGTGATGTTAGGTCATTTGCATCATCCGTTTAGTATCCAATCTGATTATGTCTTTTATAGCGGGTCACTTTTACAATATTCATTTTCAGAAACAAATCAGCCAAAAGGTTACCGTCGTGTTTTATTAGAATTGCCGCATGAAGTTAAAAGCACATTCATAGCGATGCAGCCTTTACGTGAACTAGAAGTGATTGAAGCAACTTATGATGATGTCATTCAAGATAGAATAGCAGTTAAAAACAAAGATAACTATATTCACTTTAAATTAAGCGAGATGTCGCATATTTCAGATCCGATTATGAACATCAAACAACTCTATAAAAATGTGCTTGCGCTCACAAATCATTCACAAACGTTTGAACATCAATTTACAGATCGAGAAATTAAAAAATTATCAGATCAAACCATTATTGAAACTTTCTATGAAGAAATGACACATAAGGATTTATCAGAAATTCAAAAGAAAAAAGTAACACAGTTGCTGAATGATATTATGAGAG
- a CDS encoding YneF family protein gives MATWLAILLIVAALIIGLVGGFFLARKYMMDYLKKNPPINEEMLRMMMMQMGQKPSQKKINQMMTMMNKNMDQKMK, from the coding sequence ATGGCAACTTGGTTAGCAATTCTTTTAATTGTTGCTGCACTTATCATCGGTTTAGTTGGTGGTTTCTTCCTAGCAAGAAAATATATGATGGATTACCTTAAAAAGAACCCGCCAATCAATGAAGAAATGTTACGAATGATGATGATGCAAATGGGTCAAAAACCATCTCAAAAGAAAATCAATCAAATGATGACGATGATGAATAAAAATATGGATCAAAAAATGAAATAA